Proteins from a genomic interval of Prevotella sp. E13-27:
- a CDS encoding diphosphate--fructose-6-phosphate 1-phosphotransferase produces MQKSALQVARAAYQPKLPLGLQGAVKVQEGAPTQSVDNQEEIKALFPNTYGMPLVEFVPGEETKHEPMNVGIILSGGQAPGGHNVITGLFDMVKKLNPENRLYGFILGPGGLVDHNYMELTKEIVDEYRNTGGFDMIGSGRTKLEKVEQFEKGLEIIRELNIKAIVIIGGDDSNTNACVLAEYYAAKNYGVQVIGCPKTIDGDLKNDQIETSFGFDTACKTYSELIGNIERDCNSARKYWHFIKVMGRSASHIALECALQTQPNICLISEEIEQKGMSLGDIVDYIAKAVAQRAADGNNFGTVIIPEGVIEFIPAIKKLIAQLNDVLAMPEAKEISRDEQVDFAKSHLTEENLAVFNSLPVGVARQLALDRDPHGNVQVSLIETEKLLSTMVAQKLEKMKKEGTFKGKFATQHHFFGYEGRCAAPSNFDADYCYALGASAAQLIAAGKTGYMAIVKNTTAPAAEWKAGGVPITMMMNMEKRNGEMKPVIRKALVELDGAPFKEFAAHRDEWARKTAYVYPGPIQYWGPTEVCDQPTKTLALEQKK; encoded by the coding sequence ATGCAGAAAAGCGCATTGCAGGTGGCAAGAGCCGCCTATCAGCCAAAGCTTCCTCTCGGACTTCAGGGAGCAGTAAAGGTGCAGGAGGGTGCTCCTACACAGAGTGTAGACAATCAGGAGGAGATTAAAGCTCTCTTCCCAAATACCTACGGAATGCCTCTCGTAGAGTTCGTTCCTGGTGAGGAGACAAAGCATGAGCCAATGAACGTTGGTATCATCCTGTCTGGTGGTCAGGCTCCTGGCGGACACAACGTTATAACTGGTCTCTTCGACATGGTAAAGAAGCTAAATCCTGAGAACCGTCTCTATGGCTTCATCCTCGGCCCTGGCGGTCTGGTTGACCACAACTACATGGAGCTGACAAAGGAGATCGTTGACGAGTATCGTAACACAGGCGGCTTCGACATGATTGGCTCAGGTCGTACAAAGCTGGAGAAGGTTGAGCAGTTCGAGAAGGGTCTTGAGATTATTCGCGAGCTGAACATCAAGGCTATCGTAATCATTGGTGGTGACGACTCAAATACCAACGCTTGTGTGCTGGCTGAGTACTATGCAGCTAAGAATTATGGCGTACAGGTAATCGGCTGTCCTAAGACTATCGATGGTGACCTGAAGAACGACCAGATTGAGACATCGTTCGGTTTCGATACTGCTTGCAAGACCTATTCTGAGCTGATTGGCAATATTGAGCGCGACTGTAACTCAGCCCGTAAGTACTGGCACTTCATCAAGGTGATGGGACGCTCGGCTTCTCACATCGCTTTGGAGTGTGCGCTGCAGACCCAGCCTAACATCTGTCTCATCTCTGAGGAGATAGAGCAGAAGGGAATGAGCCTCGGCGATATAGTGGACTACATTGCCAAGGCTGTGGCTCAGCGTGCTGCCGATGGCAACAACTTCGGTACGGTCATCATCCCCGAGGGCGTGATTGAGTTCATCCCTGCCATCAAGAAGCTTATTGCCCAACTCAACGATGTGCTCGCTATGCCTGAAGCTAAGGAGATTAGCCGCGACGAGCAGGTTGACTTCGCCAAGAGCCACCTCACCGAGGAGAACCTCGCTGTGTTCAACTCGCTGCCCGTAGGTGTTGCCCGCCAGTTAGCTCTCGACCGTGACCCTCATGGAAACGTTCAGGTGTCGCTCATCGAGACTGAGAAACTGCTCTCTACGATGGTTGCCCAGAAGCTTGAGAAGATGAAGAAAGAAGGCACCTTTAAGGGCAAGTTTGCTACTCAGCACCACTTCTTCGGTTACGAGGGACGCTGCGCAGCTCCTTCTAACTTCGACGCAGACTACTGCTACGCTCTTGGCGCAAGTGCTGCTCAGCTCATTGCTGCTGGTAAGACTGGCTATATGGCAATCGTTAAGAACACTACTGCTCCTGCAGCAGAGTGGAAGGCAGGCGGTGTTCCCATCACAATGATGATGAACATGGAGAAGCGTAACGGTGAGATGAAGCCTGTTATCCGCAAGGCTCTCGTTGAGCTCGACGGCGCTCCATTCAAGGAGTTCGCTGCTCATCGTGACGAGTGGGCTCGCAAGACTGCTTACGTTTATCCTGGTCCAATTCAGTACTGGGGTCCAACAGAGGTTTGCGACCAGCCAACAAAGACACTGGCTCTTGAGCAGAAGAAATAA
- a CDS encoding carbohydrate-binding domain-containing protein, protein MKKIFAYIPLFLTAIACTNDDNYSWDNFVDKTATDTIRINIVYNGTSVNVTGDNYGFVTANGADVTVKSSTNSFLQLVLSGESNDGSLLIYSWRKNGVLLNGLNLTNTDGPAINNQCGKSFYVTSAEGTTNTLTDGATYSTAPINAKGDTIDQKATLFSEGQIYFNGTGTLNIYGNTKNAVASDDYVTILSSTINIKVDSTGSNGIKTNDGMFIKGGNLNIDVAAKGARGIKNDARTEISGGTTTIITRGACKIETIDGITDTTSCAGIKSDSLFTMTAGTLTITSKGDGGKGINCSENIELNGGSMTVVTEGDNKIGKPKAVKSDTGIILRGGYFHAECKKSWACDNGSDSDEPEDHLTIVGTPVSKTIGKRLVEVSF, encoded by the coding sequence ATGAAAAAGATATTTGCATATATTCCCCTTTTCCTAACTGCTATAGCATGTACAAATGATGACAATTACAGCTGGGATAATTTCGTTGACAAGACAGCCACAGACACTATACGCATCAACATTGTATATAATGGTACGAGTGTAAACGTCACTGGCGACAACTATGGTTTTGTTACTGCCAACGGAGCCGATGTCACAGTCAAGTCATCGACAAACAGTTTCCTGCAACTTGTCCTAAGCGGCGAGAGTAATGACGGATCTCTTCTCATCTATAGCTGGCGTAAAAACGGTGTGCTGCTCAACGGTCTCAACCTCACTAACACTGATGGACCTGCAATAAACAACCAGTGTGGCAAGTCCTTCTATGTTACAAGTGCTGAAGGAACAACCAACACCCTTACTGATGGCGCGACCTACTCTACTGCCCCAATAAATGCCAAGGGCGATACCATTGACCAGAAAGCTACTCTGTTCAGCGAAGGACAAATATATTTCAACGGAACAGGCACACTAAACATTTATGGTAATACGAAGAACGCCGTTGCCAGCGACGACTATGTTACTATCCTCAGCTCTACCATTAATATTAAGGTAGATTCTACTGGCTCTAATGGAATCAAGACAAACGACGGCATGTTCATCAAAGGTGGAAACCTGAATATTGATGTTGCTGCTAAAGGAGCACGAGGCATAAAGAACGACGCGAGAACAGAGATTAGCGGTGGAACAACCACTATCATTACTCGTGGTGCCTGCAAGATTGAAACCATTGACGGTATTACTGACACCACCTCGTGTGCTGGCATAAAGAGCGACAGCCTTTTCACTATGACTGCTGGCACGCTGACAATAACAAGCAAGGGCGATGGTGGTAAGGGCATCAACTGTTCAGAGAACATTGAGCTCAACGGAGGAAGCATGACAGTCGTTACTGAAGGCGATAATAAAATAGGAAAGCCTAAAGCTGTGAAAAGCGACACAGGCATTATCCTTCGTGGTGGCTACTTCCATGCAGAATGCAAAAAGAGCTGGGCTTGCGACAATGGTAGTGATAGCGACGAACCAGAGGATCATCTAACGATTGTAGGCACACCTGTTTCTAAAACAATAGGAAAAAGACTTGTGGAAGTAAGCTTCTAA
- a CDS encoding 1-acyl-sn-glycerol-3-phosphate acyltransferase has translation MWKRFCNWLLYKHWGWTANVTEPHLDKYIICLAPHTSNWDFIIGQLYNTSEGLGSNFLMKKEWFFWPLGVLFRHLGGIPVYRQKHMRMTDAMAETAKKAEKFHLCITPEGTRKRVEDWKKGFYYIAQGANIPILLYGVDYEKKLIQCTKTIIPSGDIEKDMREIKLYFKEFKGKKPENFTIGDIQ, from the coding sequence ATGTGGAAGAGATTCTGTAACTGGTTACTTTACAAACACTGGGGGTGGACAGCCAACGTCACTGAGCCACACCTTGACAAATACATCATCTGTCTTGCACCTCATACGAGCAACTGGGATTTCATCATTGGTCAGCTTTATAACACTTCTGAAGGTCTTGGTTCCAACTTCCTTATGAAAAAGGAGTGGTTCTTCTGGCCCCTCGGAGTACTGTTCCGTCATCTTGGTGGAATACCAGTTTATCGTCAGAAACACATGCGCATGACAGACGCTATGGCAGAAACGGCAAAGAAAGCAGAGAAGTTCCATTTGTGCATAACGCCAGAGGGAACTCGCAAACGTGTGGAAGATTGGAAGAAAGGCTTCTACTACATTGCCCAAGGTGCCAACATACCCATTCTGCTCTATGGCGTTGACTATGAGAAGAAGCTCATTCAGTGCACGAAGACAATCATTCCTTCAGGAGACATTGAGAAAGACATGCGCGAGATTAAGCTCTATTTCAAGGAATTCAAGGGCAAGAAGCCTGAGAATTTCACAATAGGCGACATACAATAA
- a CDS encoding glycoside hydrolase family 25 protein, with translation MEKKKTQKKKGIRYTSPVRNKRPGIFVRLLQHMPGWAFWLGGALVAIGYAWFFYYFFVSPFGFRWKALYGDVSSPVGYDIHGIDISHYQGVIDWETLRNQGMIDKCPIRFVMIKATEGASRIDPQFKSNFSQALDYGFTRGAYHFYSVHSTAKAQADFFIKNVELKRGDLPPVLDVEHKPESQTNEQFKASVLEWLNIVEERYGVKPIIYTYYKFKMKYLSDEVFDQYPYWIAHYYVDSVEYQGEWKFWQHTDVGRLPGIKGYVDFNIYNGSYYDLRQLTIGSKETIGVEAYKEDE, from the coding sequence TTGGAAAAGAAGAAAACCCAAAAGAAGAAAGGCATTCGCTATACAAGTCCTGTGCGTAATAAACGCCCAGGTATTTTTGTGCGCCTTCTTCAGCATATGCCAGGCTGGGCCTTCTGGTTGGGAGGCGCATTGGTTGCTATAGGCTATGCGTGGTTTTTCTATTATTTCTTTGTGTCGCCTTTTGGCTTCCGTTGGAAAGCCTTGTATGGCGATGTGAGCAGTCCTGTGGGATATGATATTCATGGAATAGACATATCTCACTATCAAGGAGTTATAGACTGGGAGACGTTGCGTAATCAAGGTATGATAGACAAATGCCCCATACGATTCGTAATGATTAAGGCAACGGAAGGCGCAAGCCGTATTGACCCACAGTTCAAGAGTAATTTCAGCCAGGCACTTGACTATGGCTTCACTCGTGGAGCCTACCATTTCTATAGCGTTCATTCTACAGCTAAGGCTCAAGCAGACTTCTTTATAAAGAATGTGGAGCTTAAACGTGGTGATCTCCCACCTGTGCTCGATGTGGAGCATAAGCCTGAGAGTCAGACCAACGAACAGTTTAAGGCGAGTGTGTTAGAATGGCTGAACATTGTTGAAGAACGCTATGGCGTAAAGCCTATCATCTATACTTATTATAAGTTTAAGATGAAGTATCTCTCTGATGAGGTGTTCGACCAGTATCCTTACTGGATAGCCCACTACTATGTAGATAGCGTAGAATATCAGGGAGAATGGAAATTCTGGCAGCATACCGATGTAGGAAGGCTGCCAGGAATAAAAGGGTACGTAGATTTTAATATCTATAACGGTTCTTACTACGACCTGCGTCAGTTAACGATTGGTAGTAAGGAAACTATTGGAGTGGAAGCTTACAAGGAAGATGAATAA
- a CDS encoding YgiQ family radical SAM protein: MEYRLTDFLPTTKKELELRGWDYVDVILFSADAYVDHPSFGAAVIGRTLEAAGFRVAIVPQPDWHGDYRDFKKLGRPRLFFGVAPGCMDSMVNKYTAARRLRSEDAYSPDGRHDMRPEYPTIVYSKILKELYPDVPVVLGGIEASLRRVTHYDYWSDELKKCLLCYSPADMITYGMGEKVNIELARRLAAGESIRDIRDLPQTVYLSRKEDIIGGITDRDIVLHSHEECLKNKKAQAENFKNVEEQSNMMHAQRLLQGVDGRYVVVNPPYPPMTTEELDASFDLPYTRQPHPKYKGKRIPAYDMIKFSVNIHRGCFGGCAFCTISAHQGKFITCRSKESILREVKQIIEMPDFKGNLSDLGGPSANMYGMSGRNKNACEKCRRPSCVHPQICPNLNTDHSKLLDIYRSVDALPGIKHSYIGSGVRYDLLLHRSKDEASNKAAMEYTRELICHHVSGRLKVAPEHTSDRVLYLMRKPSFSLFYEFKRIFDRINREEGLRQQIIPYFISSHPGCQEEDMAELAVITKGLDFQLEQVQDFTPTPMTNATETWYTGYDPYTLEPVFSAKTPKEKLAQRQFFFWYKPEERRGIEQSLRRIGRPDLIAKLYSGMPNTHYNNKPTSGRDFRNEPKAGGGKPKSYNPNFKNENNRTKHNSEKSTEEKRGRNRRH, from the coding sequence ATGGAATATAGGCTAACAGATTTTCTTCCTACAACCAAAAAAGAACTTGAACTCCGAGGATGGGATTACGTTGATGTAATCCTATTCTCGGCCGATGCATATGTAGATCACCCCTCGTTTGGTGCTGCCGTGATTGGCCGCACACTCGAAGCCGCAGGTTTCCGTGTAGCTATTGTGCCCCAACCCGACTGGCATGGCGACTATCGTGATTTCAAGAAGCTTGGTCGCCCACGCTTGTTTTTTGGTGTGGCCCCTGGCTGCATGGACTCTATGGTCAACAAGTACACGGCAGCACGCCGTCTGCGCTCTGAAGATGCATATAGTCCCGATGGCCGCCACGACATGCGTCCTGAGTACCCCACAATAGTATATTCTAAGATACTCAAGGAACTCTATCCCGATGTGCCTGTAGTGCTGGGTGGCATAGAGGCTTCGCTGCGACGCGTGACCCATTACGATTATTGGAGCGACGAACTTAAGAAATGCCTGCTTTGCTATTCGCCTGCCGATATGATTACCTACGGCATGGGCGAGAAAGTTAACATCGAACTGGCACGCCGTCTGGCTGCCGGCGAGAGCATTCGCGATATTCGCGACCTGCCTCAAACCGTTTATCTCTCACGTAAGGAGGATATCATCGGTGGCATTACCGATCGCGACATCGTGCTGCACTCACACGAGGAGTGTCTAAAGAATAAAAAAGCTCAGGCCGAGAACTTCAAGAACGTAGAGGAGCAGTCGAACATGATGCATGCCCAGCGCCTGCTTCAGGGTGTCGATGGTCGCTACGTAGTAGTTAATCCGCCCTATCCGCCTATGACTACTGAAGAGCTCGATGCCTCTTTCGACCTACCCTATACGCGTCAGCCCCATCCTAAATACAAGGGTAAGCGCATTCCTGCTTACGACATGATTAAGTTCAGCGTCAACATCCATCGCGGCTGTTTTGGCGGATGTGCCTTCTGCACCATCTCTGCCCATCAGGGCAAGTTCATCACCTGTCGTTCTAAGGAGAGCATTCTGCGCGAGGTAAAACAAATCATTGAGATGCCCGACTTCAAGGGTAACCTCAGCGACCTTGGTGGTCCTTCTGCCAACATGTATGGCATGAGCGGACGCAATAAGAACGCCTGCGAAAAGTGCCGTCGTCCGTCATGTGTACACCCACAGATATGCCCTAACCTCAATACCGACCATTCCAAACTACTCGACATCTATCGCTCTGTCGATGCCCTGCCAGGCATCAAACACAGCTATATAGGCAGTGGCGTGCGCTATGACCTGCTGCTCCATCGCAGCAAGGATGAAGCCAGCAACAAGGCTGCTATGGAATACACGCGCGAGCTCATCTGCCATCACGTCAGTGGACGCCTCAAGGTTGCCCCTGAGCACACCAGCGATCGTGTGCTCTACCTCATGCGCAAGCCCTCATTCAGCCTGTTCTATGAGTTCAAGCGCATCTTCGACCGCATAAATCGCGAGGAAGGTCTGCGCCAGCAGATCATTCCCTATTTCATATCCTCCCATCCAGGCTGTCAGGAAGAGGACATGGCCGAGCTTGCGGTCATCACCAAGGGTCTTGACTTCCAACTGGAGCAGGTTCAGGACTTCACCCCTACTCCCATGACCAATGCCACTGAGACGTGGTACACAGGCTACGACCCTTATACGCTCGAACCAGTGTTCAGTGCCAAGACACCCAAAGAGAAGCTCGCCCAGCGTCAGTTCTTCTTCTGGTACAAGCCTGAAGAGCGTCGAGGCATAGAGCAGAGCCTGCGTCGCATAGGTCGTCCTGACCTCATTGCCAAGCTCTACAGCGGCATGCCTAACACCCATTACAACAACAAGCCTACATCAGGCAGAGACTTTAGAAATGAACCAAAAGCAGGTGGTGGGAAGCCCAAATCTTATAATCCTAATTTTAAGAATGAGAATAATAGAACAAAGCATAATAGCGAAAAATCCACAGAAGAAAAGCGAGGACGGAATCGTCGTCACTGA
- a CDS encoding xanthan lyase, protein MNKQLMRGWLGWLVLLLFSPFLNISLIAQPTTWGKTEHKGEPWVKNVSRPYDISRGLNGRHIALWASHGRYFENSRERWRWQRPPLYTTCEDLFTQTIVVPYLIPMLENAGAVVFTPRERDWQEHEVIVDNDHSSQENYWETSHQHHWTPSQEKGFAFHTGNYVDGENPFEAGTSRMIETTKNKNKYSQAFYQPTIPEAGSYAVYVSYTTLPSSVDDARYIVWHQGQPTEFHVNQTMGGSTWVYLGTFQFDAGCDARNCVVVTNQSAHHGIVTTDAVRFGGGMGNIERGGETSHMPRCLEGARYYAQWAGMPYSVYSSKGGENDYADDINARSLMLNELCGGSVYAPDSVGRRVPIELSLAVHSDAGYVRPKGDGIYGSLTICTTNRGDSLLAAGCSRQMSKDFASEILDNATHDIQKTFGNWNPREVRDRNYSETRLPLVPSAIFETLSHQSFPDMKYGLDPNFRFTLARSIYKTILRYSSRTHGSEYTVAPLTPRNFRIEFTDKGNGEVLISWAAVKDNLEPSATPTAYRLYIAEGDGGFDNGMLVNGTAVTTRLRKGSLVHFRVAAVNKGGESFPSQVLSACYNSDKAKSILIVDGFHRLSSPAVTTNGFDLYADAGVSYGRTCGFIGRQTGFDDSRIGLEDSTGLGYSTHELQGQFIGGNDFNYVRAHASAIHQSGDYNIVSCSSEEAPNMPLYKYNMIDLALGLECDDGHSLLYYKAFPNTLRQAISQFVAQGGRLLVSGAFTASDMKTTEEKIFLQQTLRCGLNSHYNGDSETVTGLGTSFDFYHRFSPNHYAATSCDALAPMGEGVFSAMLYADGTCAATAYSGSDTRLFVMGFPWECIKGEKKRTSIMKGITKFLLQ, encoded by the coding sequence ATGAATAAACAACTCATGAGAGGATGGCTAGGATGGCTTGTTCTATTGCTATTCTCTCCATTTTTAAATATATCATTAATAGCCCAACCCACCACATGGGGTAAGACCGAACACAAGGGAGAGCCTTGGGTGAAGAACGTTTCTCGTCCTTACGATATTTCGCGAGGACTTAATGGTCGCCACATCGCTCTTTGGGCATCTCACGGGCGCTACTTCGAAAATAGCAGGGAACGTTGGCGTTGGCAGCGCCCCCCACTCTACACCACATGTGAAGACCTTTTTACTCAGACCATAGTCGTGCCCTACCTCATACCCATGCTTGAGAATGCAGGAGCCGTGGTGTTCACACCACGCGAACGCGACTGGCAGGAACACGAAGTTATAGTCGATAACGACCACTCTTCTCAAGAGAACTATTGGGAGACCAGCCACCAGCACCATTGGACTCCATCACAGGAAAAAGGCTTTGCTTTCCACACAGGCAACTATGTCGATGGTGAGAATCCTTTCGAGGCAGGAACATCGCGCATGATTGAGACGACTAAGAACAAAAACAAGTATAGTCAGGCATTTTATCAGCCCACCATTCCTGAAGCTGGCAGCTATGCTGTCTATGTGAGCTACACCACTCTTCCTTCAAGCGTTGACGATGCCCGTTACATAGTTTGGCATCAGGGGCAGCCTACTGAGTTTCACGTAAACCAGACCATGGGCGGCTCCACATGGGTTTATCTTGGAACCTTTCAGTTCGATGCAGGCTGCGATGCCAGGAACTGCGTCGTCGTAACTAACCAGAGTGCTCATCATGGTATTGTCACCACCGATGCCGTTCGCTTCGGAGGAGGCATGGGAAATATTGAGCGTGGTGGCGAGACGAGCCACATGCCTCGCTGTCTTGAAGGAGCACGATACTATGCACAGTGGGCAGGCATGCCCTACTCTGTCTATTCCTCAAAGGGTGGAGAGAACGACTATGCCGACGACATCAATGCCCGTTCGCTGATGCTCAACGAGCTTTGCGGAGGTTCTGTCTATGCTCCTGACTCTGTTGGCCGACGCGTTCCCATTGAGCTGTCATTGGCTGTTCACAGCGATGCCGGCTATGTTCGTCCTAAAGGCGACGGCATCTATGGCTCCCTTACCATCTGCACCACAAATCGTGGTGACTCCCTTCTTGCTGCAGGCTGTTCGCGACAGATGTCAAAGGACTTTGCGTCAGAGATACTCGACAATGCCACCCACGACATTCAGAAGACTTTCGGTAACTGGAATCCACGCGAGGTTCGCGATCGCAACTATTCTGAGACGCGCCTTCCGCTTGTTCCCTCAGCCATCTTTGAAACACTGTCACACCAGAGTTTCCCTGACATGAAATATGGTCTCGACCCTAATTTCCGATTCACCCTTGCGCGCTCTATCTACAAGACCATCCTACGCTATAGCAGTCGCACTCACGGCAGCGAATATACTGTTGCTCCGTTGACACCACGCAACTTCCGCATTGAGTTCACTGACAAGGGCAATGGCGAGGTTCTCATTAGCTGGGCTGCTGTCAAGGATAACCTTGAGCCATCAGCCACACCAACAGCCTATAGACTCTACATAGCTGAAGGTGATGGTGGTTTCGACAACGGCATGCTTGTCAACGGCACTGCTGTCACCACCCGTCTTCGCAAGGGTTCGCTCGTCCATTTCCGTGTGGCAGCAGTAAACAAAGGCGGTGAGAGTTTTCCCTCACAGGTTCTGTCAGCTTGCTATAACTCTGACAAGGCAAAGTCAATACTCATTGTCGATGGCTTCCATCGTCTGTCGTCGCCAGCTGTTACAACCAATGGTTTCGACCTCTATGCCGATGCAGGTGTAAGCTATGGACGCACATGCGGATTCATTGGCCGTCAGACAGGCTTCGACGACAGCCGCATAGGTCTTGAGGACTCTACTGGCCTTGGCTATTCCACTCACGAGCTTCAGGGACAATTCATCGGAGGCAATGACTTCAACTATGTGAGAGCTCATGCTTCAGCCATCCATCAGTCTGGCGACTACAATATTGTAAGCTGCTCATCGGAAGAGGCACCAAACATGCCTCTCTACAAATACAACATGATAGACCTTGCCCTCGGACTTGAGTGCGACGATGGTCATAGCCTGCTCTACTACAAGGCATTTCCAAACACTCTGCGACAGGCCATAAGCCAGTTCGTAGCTCAGGGTGGACGTCTTCTCGTGTCAGGAGCGTTCACAGCCAGCGATATGAAGACCACTGAAGAAAAAATCTTTTTACAGCAGACTCTCAGATGTGGTCTGAACAGTCACTACAACGGCGATTCTGAGACGGTGACAGGCCTCGGCACCTCGTTCGATTTCTACCACCGTTTTTCGCCCAACCACTATGCTGCCACAAGCTGCGATGCTCTTGCCCCCATGGGTGAAGGTGTCTTCAGCGCCATGCTCTATGCCGATGGCACCTGTGCAGCTACAGCCTACAGTGGCAGTGACACTCGTCTGTTTGTGATGGGCTTCCCATGGGAGTGCATCAAAGGCGAGAAGAAACGCACTTCTATCATGAAGGGCATAACGAAATTCCTATTACAATAA